A genome region from Corvus hawaiiensis isolate bCorHaw1 chromosome 4, bCorHaw1.pri.cur, whole genome shotgun sequence includes the following:
- the CPSF6 gene encoding cleavage and polyadenylation specificity factor subunit 6 isoform X1 has translation MADGVDHIDIYADVGEEFNQEAEYGGHDQIDLYDDVISPSANNGDAPEDRDYMDSLPPSVGDDVGKGAAPNVVYTYTGKRIALYIGNLTWWTTDEDLTEAVHSLGVNDILEIKFFENRANGQSKGFALVGVGSEASSKKLMDLLPKRELHGQNPVVTPCNKQFLSQFEMQSRKTTQSGQMSGEGKAGPPGGSSRAAFPPSNRGRGRFPGAIPGGDRFPGPAGPGGPPPPFPAGQTPPRPPLGPPGPPGPPGPPPPGQVLPPPLAGPPNRGDRPPPPVLFPGQPFGQPPLGPLPPGPPPPVPGYGPPPGPPPPQQGPPPPPGPFPPRPPGPLGPPLTLAPPPHLPGPPPGAPPPAPHVNPAFFPPPANSGIPTSDSRGPPPTDPYGRPPPYDRGDYGPPGRRFTGNNMSIREKLHIPFYGRHTKNNTQNSGREMDAARTPLSEAEFEEIMNRNRAISSSAISRAVSDASAGDYGSAIETLVTAISLIKQSKVSADDRCKVLISSLQDCLHGIESKSYGSGSRRRERSRERDHSRSREKSRRHKSRSRDRHDDYYRERSRERERHRDRDRDRDRERDREREYRHR, from the exons gagGCTGAATATGGTGGGCATGATCAGATTGATTTATATGATGATGTAATTTCTCCATCTGCAAATAATGGAGATGCTCCAGAGGATCGCGATTACATGGATTCTCTTCCACCATCTGTTGGGGATGATGTAGGTAAAGGAGCTGCACCAAATGTTGTCTATACGTATACTGGAAAGAGAATTGCCTTGTACATTGGAAATCTCACTTGG tggaCAACAGATGAAGACTTAACTGAAGCAGTTCATTCACTGGGGGTAAATGATATTTTGGAGATAAAATTTTTTGAAAATCGTGCTAATGGCCAATCTAAAGG GTTTGCCCTTGTGGGTGTGGGATCGGAAGCATCTTCCAAAAAGTTGATGGATTTGTTGCCTAAAAGAGAATTGCATGGGCAGAATCCTGTTGTAACTCCGTGTAATAAACAGTTTCTGAGTCAATTTGAAATGCAGTCAAGGAAAA CCACACAGTCTGGCCAGATGTCTGGGGAAGGTAAAGCTGGTCCCCCAGGAGGAAGCTCACGAGCAGCATTTCCACCTAGTAATAGAGGTCGGGGCCGTTTTCCAGGTGCCATTCCAGGTGGAGACAGATTCCCTGGACCGGCAGGGCCAGGAGGGCCACCACCACCTTTCCCAG ctgGACAAACTCCCCCACGTCCACCCTTAGGTCCTCCTGGCCCACCAGGCCCACCAGGCCCTCCACCTCCTGGTCAGGTCCTCCCACCTCCATTAGCTGGACCTCCTAATCGTGGTGATCGTCCACCACCACCAGTTCTGTTTCCAGGACAGCCTTTTGGTCAGCCTCCACTTGGGCCACTTCCTCCAGGCCCTCCTCCACCAGTTCCAGGCTATGGGCCACCACCAGGTCCACCACCACCTCAGCAGGGTCCACCTCCACCTCCGGGTCCATTTCCCCCTCGTCCGCCTGGCCCTCTTGGGCCGCCCCTGACTCTTGCACCTCCTCCACATCTCCCTGGGCCACCTCCAGGTGCTCCACCACCGGCACCACATGTGAATCCAGCTTTCTTCCCCCCACCTGCCAATAGTGGCATACCCACTTCAGACAGCCGTGGCCCACCTCCAACAGATCCATATGGCCGACCTCCACCATATGACAGAGGTGACTATGGGCCACCTGGAAG GCGTTTCACTGGAAATAACATGTCCATAAGAGAAAAATTACATATTCCATTCTATGGGAGGCACACGAAAAATAATACTCAAAACTCAGGGAG AGAAATGGATGCTGCAAGGACACCTCTAAGTGAAGCAGAATTTGAAGAAATCATGAATAGAAATAGGGCGATCTCAAGCAGTGCCATTTCGAGAGCTGTATCAGATGCCAGTGCTG GGGACTATGGAAGTGCTATAGAGACCTTGGTAACTGCAATTTCCTTAATCAAACAGTCCAAAGTATCTGCAGATGATCGCTGCAAAGTACTTATTAGCTCTCTTCAGGACTGCCTTCATGGAATTGAGTCCAAGTCCTATGGTTCTGGATCCAG aaGACGTGAGCGATCCAGAGAGAGGGACCACAGTAGGTCACGAGAAAAAAGTAGGCGCCACAAATCACGTAGTAGAGATCGTCACGATGACTATTACCGGGAAAGAAGCCGTGAGAGAGAGAGGCATCGTGATCGTGACAGAGATCGTGACAGAGAgcgagacagagagagagaatatCGTCACCGTTAA
- the CPSF6 gene encoding cleavage and polyadenylation specificity factor subunit 6 isoform X3: MADGVDHIDIYADVGEEFNQEAEYGGHDQIDLYDDVISPSANNGDAPEDRDYMDSLPPSVGDDVGKGAAPNVVYTYTGKRIALYIGNLTWWTTDEDLTEAVHSLGVNDILEIKFFENRANGQSKGFALVGVGSEASSKKLMDLLPKRELHGQNPVVTPCNKQFLSQFEMQSRKTTQSGQMSGEGKAGPPGGSSRAAFPPSNRGRGRFPGAIPGGDRFPGPAGPGGPPPPFPAGQTPPRPPLGPPGPPGPPGPPPPGQVLPPPLAGPPNRGDRPPPPVLFPGQPFGQPPLGPLPPGPPPPVPGYGPPPGPPPPQQGPPPPPGPFPPRPPGPLGPPLTLAPPPHLPGPPPGAPPPAPHVNPAFFPPPANSGIPTSDSRGPPPTDPYGRPPPYDRGDYGPPGREMDAARTPLSEAEFEEIMNRNRAISSSAISRAVSDASAGDYGSAIETLVTAISLIKQSKVSADDRCKVLISSLQDCLHGIESKSYGSGSRRRERSRERDHSRSREKSRRHKSRSRDRHDDYYRERSRERERHRDRDRDRDRERDREREYRHR, from the exons gagGCTGAATATGGTGGGCATGATCAGATTGATTTATATGATGATGTAATTTCTCCATCTGCAAATAATGGAGATGCTCCAGAGGATCGCGATTACATGGATTCTCTTCCACCATCTGTTGGGGATGATGTAGGTAAAGGAGCTGCACCAAATGTTGTCTATACGTATACTGGAAAGAGAATTGCCTTGTACATTGGAAATCTCACTTGG tggaCAACAGATGAAGACTTAACTGAAGCAGTTCATTCACTGGGGGTAAATGATATTTTGGAGATAAAATTTTTTGAAAATCGTGCTAATGGCCAATCTAAAGG GTTTGCCCTTGTGGGTGTGGGATCGGAAGCATCTTCCAAAAAGTTGATGGATTTGTTGCCTAAAAGAGAATTGCATGGGCAGAATCCTGTTGTAACTCCGTGTAATAAACAGTTTCTGAGTCAATTTGAAATGCAGTCAAGGAAAA CCACACAGTCTGGCCAGATGTCTGGGGAAGGTAAAGCTGGTCCCCCAGGAGGAAGCTCACGAGCAGCATTTCCACCTAGTAATAGAGGTCGGGGCCGTTTTCCAGGTGCCATTCCAGGTGGAGACAGATTCCCTGGACCGGCAGGGCCAGGAGGGCCACCACCACCTTTCCCAG ctgGACAAACTCCCCCACGTCCACCCTTAGGTCCTCCTGGCCCACCAGGCCCACCAGGCCCTCCACCTCCTGGTCAGGTCCTCCCACCTCCATTAGCTGGACCTCCTAATCGTGGTGATCGTCCACCACCACCAGTTCTGTTTCCAGGACAGCCTTTTGGTCAGCCTCCACTTGGGCCACTTCCTCCAGGCCCTCCTCCACCAGTTCCAGGCTATGGGCCACCACCAGGTCCACCACCACCTCAGCAGGGTCCACCTCCACCTCCGGGTCCATTTCCCCCTCGTCCGCCTGGCCCTCTTGGGCCGCCCCTGACTCTTGCACCTCCTCCACATCTCCCTGGGCCACCTCCAGGTGCTCCACCACCGGCACCACATGTGAATCCAGCTTTCTTCCCCCCACCTGCCAATAGTGGCATACCCACTTCAGACAGCCGTGGCCCACCTCCAACAGATCCATATGGCCGACCTCCACCATATGACAGAGGTGACTATGGGCCACCTGGAAG AGAAATGGATGCTGCAAGGACACCTCTAAGTGAAGCAGAATTTGAAGAAATCATGAATAGAAATAGGGCGATCTCAAGCAGTGCCATTTCGAGAGCTGTATCAGATGCCAGTGCTG GGGACTATGGAAGTGCTATAGAGACCTTGGTAACTGCAATTTCCTTAATCAAACAGTCCAAAGTATCTGCAGATGATCGCTGCAAAGTACTTATTAGCTCTCTTCAGGACTGCCTTCATGGAATTGAGTCCAAGTCCTATGGTTCTGGATCCAG aaGACGTGAGCGATCCAGAGAGAGGGACCACAGTAGGTCACGAGAAAAAAGTAGGCGCCACAAATCACGTAGTAGAGATCGTCACGATGACTATTACCGGGAAAGAAGCCGTGAGAGAGAGAGGCATCGTGATCGTGACAGAGATCGTGACAGAGAgcgagacagagagagagaatatCGTCACCGTTAA
- the CPSF6 gene encoding cleavage and polyadenylation specificity factor subunit 6 isoform X4, translating into MADGVDHIDIYADVGEEFNQEAEYGGHDQIDLYDDVISPSANNGDAPEDRDYMDSLPPSVGDDVGKGAAPNVVYTYTGKRIALYIGNLTWWTTDEDLTEAVHSLGVNDILEIKFFENRANGQSKGFALVGVGSEASSKKLMDLLPKRELHGQNPVVTPCNKQFLSQFEMQSRKTTQSGQMSGEGKAGPPGGSSRAAFPPSNRGRGRFPGAIPGGDRFPGPAGPGGPPPPFPAGQTPPRPPLGPPGPPGPPGPPPPGQVLPPPLAGPPNRGDRPPPPVLFPGQPFGQPPLGPLPPGPPPPVPGYGPPPGPPPPQQGPPPPPGPFPPRPPGPLGPPLTLAPPPHLPGPPPGAPPPAPHVNPAFFPPPANSGIPTSDSRGPPPTDPYGRPPPYDRGDYGPPGREMDAARTPLSEAEFEEIMNRNRAISSSAISRAVSDASAGDYGSAIETLVTAISLIKQSKVSADDRCKVLISSLQDCLHGIESKSYGSGSRRERSRERDHSRSREKSRRHKSRSRDRHDDYYRERSRERERHRDRDRDRDRERDREREYRHR; encoded by the exons gagGCTGAATATGGTGGGCATGATCAGATTGATTTATATGATGATGTAATTTCTCCATCTGCAAATAATGGAGATGCTCCAGAGGATCGCGATTACATGGATTCTCTTCCACCATCTGTTGGGGATGATGTAGGTAAAGGAGCTGCACCAAATGTTGTCTATACGTATACTGGAAAGAGAATTGCCTTGTACATTGGAAATCTCACTTGG tggaCAACAGATGAAGACTTAACTGAAGCAGTTCATTCACTGGGGGTAAATGATATTTTGGAGATAAAATTTTTTGAAAATCGTGCTAATGGCCAATCTAAAGG GTTTGCCCTTGTGGGTGTGGGATCGGAAGCATCTTCCAAAAAGTTGATGGATTTGTTGCCTAAAAGAGAATTGCATGGGCAGAATCCTGTTGTAACTCCGTGTAATAAACAGTTTCTGAGTCAATTTGAAATGCAGTCAAGGAAAA CCACACAGTCTGGCCAGATGTCTGGGGAAGGTAAAGCTGGTCCCCCAGGAGGAAGCTCACGAGCAGCATTTCCACCTAGTAATAGAGGTCGGGGCCGTTTTCCAGGTGCCATTCCAGGTGGAGACAGATTCCCTGGACCGGCAGGGCCAGGAGGGCCACCACCACCTTTCCCAG ctgGACAAACTCCCCCACGTCCACCCTTAGGTCCTCCTGGCCCACCAGGCCCACCAGGCCCTCCACCTCCTGGTCAGGTCCTCCCACCTCCATTAGCTGGACCTCCTAATCGTGGTGATCGTCCACCACCACCAGTTCTGTTTCCAGGACAGCCTTTTGGTCAGCCTCCACTTGGGCCACTTCCTCCAGGCCCTCCTCCACCAGTTCCAGGCTATGGGCCACCACCAGGTCCACCACCACCTCAGCAGGGTCCACCTCCACCTCCGGGTCCATTTCCCCCTCGTCCGCCTGGCCCTCTTGGGCCGCCCCTGACTCTTGCACCTCCTCCACATCTCCCTGGGCCACCTCCAGGTGCTCCACCACCGGCACCACATGTGAATCCAGCTTTCTTCCCCCCACCTGCCAATAGTGGCATACCCACTTCAGACAGCCGTGGCCCACCTCCAACAGATCCATATGGCCGACCTCCACCATATGACAGAGGTGACTATGGGCCACCTGGAAG AGAAATGGATGCTGCAAGGACACCTCTAAGTGAAGCAGAATTTGAAGAAATCATGAATAGAAATAGGGCGATCTCAAGCAGTGCCATTTCGAGAGCTGTATCAGATGCCAGTGCTG GGGACTATGGAAGTGCTATAGAGACCTTGGTAACTGCAATTTCCTTAATCAAACAGTCCAAAGTATCTGCAGATGATCGCTGCAAAGTACTTATTAGCTCTCTTCAGGACTGCCTTCATGGAATTGAGTCCAAGTCCTATGGTTCTGGATCCAG ACGTGAGCGATCCAGAGAGAGGGACCACAGTAGGTCACGAGAAAAAAGTAGGCGCCACAAATCACGTAGTAGAGATCGTCACGATGACTATTACCGGGAAAGAAGCCGTGAGAGAGAGAGGCATCGTGATCGTGACAGAGATCGTGACAGAGAgcgagacagagagagagaatatCGTCACCGTTAA
- the CPSF6 gene encoding cleavage and polyadenylation specificity factor subunit 6 isoform X2, with translation MADGVDHIDIYADVGEEFNQEAEYGGHDQIDLYDDVISPSANNGDAPEDRDYMDSLPPSVGDDVGKGAAPNVVYTYTGKRIALYIGNLTWWTTDEDLTEAVHSLGVNDILEIKFFENRANGQSKGFALVGVGSEASSKKLMDLLPKRELHGQNPVVTPCNKQFLSQFEMQSRKTTQSGQMSGEGKAGPPGGSSRAAFPPSNRGRGRFPGAIPGGDRFPGPAGPGGPPPPFPAGQTPPRPPLGPPGPPGPPGPPPPGQVLPPPLAGPPNRGDRPPPPVLFPGQPFGQPPLGPLPPGPPPPVPGYGPPPGPPPPQQGPPPPPGPFPPRPPGPLGPPLTLAPPPHLPGPPPGAPPPAPHVNPAFFPPPANSGIPTSDSRGPPPTDPYGRPPPYDRGDYGPPGRRFTGNNMSIREKLHIPFYGRHTKNNTQNSGREMDAARTPLSEAEFEEIMNRNRAISSSAISRAVSDASAGDYGSAIETLVTAISLIKQSKVSADDRCKVLISSLQDCLHGIESKSYGSGSRRERSRERDHSRSREKSRRHKSRSRDRHDDYYRERSRERERHRDRDRDRDRERDREREYRHR, from the exons gagGCTGAATATGGTGGGCATGATCAGATTGATTTATATGATGATGTAATTTCTCCATCTGCAAATAATGGAGATGCTCCAGAGGATCGCGATTACATGGATTCTCTTCCACCATCTGTTGGGGATGATGTAGGTAAAGGAGCTGCACCAAATGTTGTCTATACGTATACTGGAAAGAGAATTGCCTTGTACATTGGAAATCTCACTTGG tggaCAACAGATGAAGACTTAACTGAAGCAGTTCATTCACTGGGGGTAAATGATATTTTGGAGATAAAATTTTTTGAAAATCGTGCTAATGGCCAATCTAAAGG GTTTGCCCTTGTGGGTGTGGGATCGGAAGCATCTTCCAAAAAGTTGATGGATTTGTTGCCTAAAAGAGAATTGCATGGGCAGAATCCTGTTGTAACTCCGTGTAATAAACAGTTTCTGAGTCAATTTGAAATGCAGTCAAGGAAAA CCACACAGTCTGGCCAGATGTCTGGGGAAGGTAAAGCTGGTCCCCCAGGAGGAAGCTCACGAGCAGCATTTCCACCTAGTAATAGAGGTCGGGGCCGTTTTCCAGGTGCCATTCCAGGTGGAGACAGATTCCCTGGACCGGCAGGGCCAGGAGGGCCACCACCACCTTTCCCAG ctgGACAAACTCCCCCACGTCCACCCTTAGGTCCTCCTGGCCCACCAGGCCCACCAGGCCCTCCACCTCCTGGTCAGGTCCTCCCACCTCCATTAGCTGGACCTCCTAATCGTGGTGATCGTCCACCACCACCAGTTCTGTTTCCAGGACAGCCTTTTGGTCAGCCTCCACTTGGGCCACTTCCTCCAGGCCCTCCTCCACCAGTTCCAGGCTATGGGCCACCACCAGGTCCACCACCACCTCAGCAGGGTCCACCTCCACCTCCGGGTCCATTTCCCCCTCGTCCGCCTGGCCCTCTTGGGCCGCCCCTGACTCTTGCACCTCCTCCACATCTCCCTGGGCCACCTCCAGGTGCTCCACCACCGGCACCACATGTGAATCCAGCTTTCTTCCCCCCACCTGCCAATAGTGGCATACCCACTTCAGACAGCCGTGGCCCACCTCCAACAGATCCATATGGCCGACCTCCACCATATGACAGAGGTGACTATGGGCCACCTGGAAG GCGTTTCACTGGAAATAACATGTCCATAAGAGAAAAATTACATATTCCATTCTATGGGAGGCACACGAAAAATAATACTCAAAACTCAGGGAG AGAAATGGATGCTGCAAGGACACCTCTAAGTGAAGCAGAATTTGAAGAAATCATGAATAGAAATAGGGCGATCTCAAGCAGTGCCATTTCGAGAGCTGTATCAGATGCCAGTGCTG GGGACTATGGAAGTGCTATAGAGACCTTGGTAACTGCAATTTCCTTAATCAAACAGTCCAAAGTATCTGCAGATGATCGCTGCAAAGTACTTATTAGCTCTCTTCAGGACTGCCTTCATGGAATTGAGTCCAAGTCCTATGGTTCTGGATCCAG ACGTGAGCGATCCAGAGAGAGGGACCACAGTAGGTCACGAGAAAAAAGTAGGCGCCACAAATCACGTAGTAGAGATCGTCACGATGACTATTACCGGGAAAGAAGCCGTGAGAGAGAGAGGCATCGTGATCGTGACAGAGATCGTGACAGAGAgcgagacagagagagagaatatCGTCACCGTTAA